A genomic segment from Nymphalis io chromosome 7, ilAglIoxx1.1, whole genome shotgun sequence encodes:
- the LOC126769606 gene encoding uncharacterized protein LOC126769606, with product MASDEETLLLFLLRHRRRQRKRKTRSVWVEEILMYREQEGDFYTLYPRLRRSEKKFFNYFRMSIASFDELTSILKLSISRQDTVMRKSIPAEQRLAMTLRFLATGCSFEDLQYAYRCGISTISNIIKDVCQQVWLNMRDDILPQNITEETWKRIADRFERHAQFPNCIGAVDGKHIRIFKPGNSGSSHYNYKNYFSIILLAICDSDYKFIFCDIGCYGRHSDSTIFEDTIFFTKLQEKSLNIPKPRPISTDGCTLPYVLIGDEAFSLSENLLRPYPGKRLTEKMRIFNYRLTRARRYVECSFGILTNKWRIFHTPMKLSLEFCKDVVKACCILHNFVRDRDGFTFEDTLTINGLENIATIPNEGDSLSGPIIRENFSDYFSSSEGSVSWQLDCI from the exons ATGGCGTCCGATGAAGAaacattgttattgtttttactcCGCCATCGCCGACGACAACGAAAAAGAAAGACACGTTCAGTGTGGgttgaagaaatattaatgtatagagAACAAGAGGGAGATTTTTATACACTGTATCCACGTTTGCGAAGGtccgaaaaaaaatttttcaattactttCGAATGTCAATCGCTTCTTTTGATGAGTTGACATCTATTTTGAAACTTTCAATATCTCGCCAAGACACTGTGATGCGAAAAAGTATACCAGCTGAGCAAAGACTCGCTATGACATTAAG GTTCTTAGCAACTGGCTGTTCATTTGAAGATCTACAGTATGCATATAGATGTGGAATTTCCACAATAAGCAACATAATAAAAGATGTCTGCCAACAAGTATGGTTAAATATGAGAGACGACATTTTACCACAAAATATAACCGAAGAAACTTGGAAAAGGATTGCTGATAGATTTGAAAGACACGCTCAATTTCCTAACTGCATAGGCGCAGTTGATGGCAagcatataagaatatttaagccCGGAAATAGTGGATCTTCTCATTACAATTACAAGAATTACTTTTCAATTATACTTTTAGCTATCTGTGACagtgattataaatttatattttgtgacaTAGGTTGTTACGGACGACACTCTGATTCAACTATTTTTgaagatacaatttttttcacaAAGCTACAAGAAAAGTCACTCAACATTCCAAAGCCCAGACCGATTTCAACTGATGGATGTACCTTGCCTTATGTTTTAATTGGAGATGAAGCATTCAGTTTATCAGAAAATTTGTTACGGCCATATCCAGGCAAGAGATTGACAGAAAAGAtgagaatttttaattatcGCTTAACACGTGCAAGGAGATATGTAGAATGTTCATTTGGCATTTTGACCAATAAGTGGCGAATCTTTCACACCCCCATGAAGTTATCTTTAGAATTCTGTAAAGATGTTGTTAAAGCATGTTGCATATTGCATAATTTTGTACGTGACAGAGATGGTTTTACATTTGAAGATACACTAACTATAAACGGTTTGGAAAATATAGCCACAATCCCTAATGAAGGGGACTCGTTATCGGGTCCGATAATAAGAGAAAATTTTTCAGATTATTTTAGCAGTAGTGAAGGCAGTGTTTCGTGGCAGTTGGATtgcatataa
- the LOC126769728 gene encoding connectin-like, translating into METVIQYLLLALALTSVQISFTESRLNEKRRDKTERRYHAVQTKDNMCEITNRESKVHCYCENTAIKTATRADCWVFNGGIDETDPIWTSFSSQPNLERLTFNVRSDGALKFIPLQVIHRLKKLQKLFIHYATLNKIEKKTFTNMSTVKEITLMNDKIMELDFSAFSNLPALVNLTIKGNKVTEIQRDVFVDLPNLRYLDLSSNTIGLTHDGCFEHLNVLNDLVLEANLISVLTRDTFKGLGNLTRLDLRSNKLSMIGDLTFSELWNLNELLLDNNELKYLSERAFDGLALLQKLSMTGNQLQSINEGLLEGVRGLELLDLRNNEIELLTYETVKPILENLKMKTSVLYLSGNQLNCDCRLSWIQLLRNETKSEPLRIALDEVTCVPNTAQNKGLTKGLNGHIIQDEKSVKKENLFEQESNSDVFQQDGNDEELYGESNPSYKFEATLKPIPNQIALVDIPTESLPCPGQLTQNGEDSLMLSSKDESYWQPNSSLKILSSLSLVLTLVIDSNENAININSLTKCMSLSNDRGLSSKMMMKNSDSIRTASCERQPSPPVDGSRRHLSTTVVNASTAAVNTSTAAADRWRRLQL; encoded by the exons ATGGAGACCGTCATTCAATATTTACTTCTGGCTCTTGCACTGACCTCAGTGCAAATATCCTTTACTGAAAGCCGTCTAAATGAAAAACGTAGAGATAAAACCGAAAGGAGATATCATGCTGTGCAGACTAAAGATAATATGTGCGAAATAACAAACAGAGAATCAAAAGTACACTGCTATTGTGAAAACACGGCTATAAAAACCGCTACACGAGCGGACTGCTGGGTTTTTAATGGAGGTATAGACGAAACCGATCCAATTTGGACGAGCTTTAGTTCGCAACCGAATCTTGAAAGATTAACATTCAACGTAAGGTCAGACGGTGCACTTAAATTCATTCCCTTACAAGTAATCCATCGTTTAAAGAAATTGCAGAAGCTATTCATTCATTACGcgacattaaataaaatcgaGAAGAAGACCTTCACGAACATGTCTACAGTTAAAGAAATAACATTgatgaatgataaaataatgGAATTAGATTTTTCCGCATTCTCTAATCTACCAGCACTCGTTAATTTAACGATAAAAGGAAACAAAGTAACTGAAATACAGCGAGATGTTTTTGTTGACTTACCAAATCTCAGATATCTTGATTTGTCGTCTAACACTATCGGTCTTACTCATGATGGATGTTTCGAACATTTAAACGTTCTTAATGATTTGGTACTTGAGGCAAATTTAATTTCAGTGTTAACTAGAGATACCTTTAAAGGTCTAGGTAATTTAACGAGATTGGATTTGAGATCGAATAAATTGTCAATGATTGGAGATTTGACATTTTCAGAATTGTGGAATTTAAACGAACTCCTTTTAGACAATAacgaattgaaatatttatctgaAAGGGCCTTTGATGGATTGGCTTTGCTCCAGAAATTATCTATGACTGGAAATCAATTGCAATCCATTAACGAGGGACTATTGGAAGGCGTTAGAGGACTGGAATTATTAGATTTgagaaataatgaaattgaattattaacttACGAGACTGTTAAACCAATTCTTGAAAATTTAAAGATGAAAACGTCGGTTTTGTATTTAAGTG gtaATCAATTAAACTGCGATTGTCGTTTGTCATGGATACAGCTATTACGTAATGAAACAAAAAGTGAACCTCTGCGAATAGCACTAGACGAAGTAACATGTGTACCTAATACTGCTCAAAATAAGGGCCTCACTAAGGGCTTAAATGGACATATAATACAGGATGAAAAATCTGTTAAAAAGGAAAACTTATTCGAACAAGAATCTAACAGCGATGTCTTCCAACAGGATGGCAATGATGAAGAACTGTATGGAGAAAGCAACCCGTCTTATAAATTTGAGGCAACTTTAAAACCAATCCCTAATCAAATTGCATTAGTCGATATACCTACAGAATCTTTGCCTTGTCCGGGCCAGCTAACACAGAACGGGGAAGATTCTTTGATGCTTTCATCGAAAGACGAAAGTTATTGGCAACCAAATTCTAGTTTGAAGATATTATCAAGTTTGTCGTTAGTGCTAACATTAGTAATA GATTCTAACgaaaatgctataaatattaactcCTTGACAAAATGTATGTCTCTGTCCAACGATAGAGGTCTATCGTCgaaaatgatgatgaaaaattCTGATTCCAT ACGAACGGCAAGTTGTGAACGGCAGCCGTCGCCACCTGTCGACGGCAGCCGTCGCCACCTGTCGACGACAGTCGTCAACGCGTCGACGGCAGCAGTCAATACTTCGACGGCTGCCGCCGACAGGTGGCGACGCTTGCAGTTGTAG
- the LOC126769612 gene encoding uncharacterized protein LOC126769612: MSSGDEIDVELLIMAVKKRLCLWNYKLQDYSNKTIKNRAWVAVCEEIVNDFKDKSIIEKNAIGIQVQSKWKTLRDGFTRYCRTLKRKSGSAVSKAKQYTFYDQLLFLKDVTEDKGQSTSNFDAPSQTILPPTTTPTPMPKRQRIRQSDGDDALIEKLTKKLNYKLDKAERDFSPPPDEDKLFLLSLVSDFKNITADWKLDAKLEVMQVIKHYKSLSMPSTSHSSYNYAGYSTTTHSARPESQVTTNESLSSQNSMQNTIPSTSHSSHNYSAYSTTTHPERPKSQLTNIESLSSEDSVSNTIITELFSE, from the exons ATGAGCTCCGGAGACGAAATTGATGTCGAATTGTTAATTATGGCAGTAAAAAAAAGGCTTTGTCTTTGGAATTATAAGCTACAAGACTACAGTAACAAGACAATAAAAAACAGAGCATGGGTAGCAGTGTGTGAGGAAATTGTAAATGATTTTAAGGATAAATCCATAATTGAAAAAAACGCAATCG gtatACAGGTACAGTCTAAATGGAAAACTTTAAGAGACGGCTTCACAAGATATTGCAGAACTTTGAAGAGAAAAAGTGGTTCCGCAGTGTCTAAAGCAAAACAGTATACATTCTATGATCAACTACTATTTTTGAAAGATGTTACCGAAGATAAGGGTCAAAGTACTTCAAACTTTGATGCTCCCTCTCAGACAATTCTACCACCAACAACAACGCCAACGCCAATGCCAAAACGACAACGGATACGCCAAAGTGATGGTGATGATGCTTTGATTGAAAAATTaactaagaaattaaattataaactggATAAAGCTGAGAGAGACTTTTCTCCTCCTCCAGATGAGGATAAGTTATTTCTGTTGTCCCTAGTAAGTGATTTCAAAAACATAACAGCAGATTGGAAATTAGACGCCAAATTAGAAGTTATGcaagtaataaaacattacaagtCTCTTTCAATGCCTTCAACGAGTCATTCTTCATATAACTACGCGGGTTATTCCACCACAACACATTCTGCAAGACCGGAAAGTCAAGTCACAACTAATGAAAGCTTGTCGTCTCAGAATTCCATGCAAAACACAATTCCTTCAACGAGTCATTCTTCTCATAACTATTCGGCGTACTCCACTACAACACATCCTGAAAGACCGAAAAGTCAACTCACAAATATTGAAAGCTTATCCTCTGAGGATTCTGTTTCAAATACCATAATAACTGAACTCTTCTcagaataa